One part of the Prochlorococcus marinus str. MIT 9313 genome encodes these proteins:
- a CDS encoding ABC transporter substrate-binding protein — MSGAMLEQRQLGRRELLKLGLMAGLMGLASCGRASAAPLLRATPETLPKKWRRRLPLPWSYQPIEVDAGSNPFIAALEQGNDLLALGDGWLTSLPAKTLQRIEAPGLQDRLDGQARAFEASLGPVLQSRVLPVGVSPWVLLFRQGDPWALKARSGWQVLLDPALKGRVVLPQSPRLVMSLAERMQVADGLRQLRAQAYTFDDRQGLNWLIQGKARVAVLPLQRCLPSLRRDPRLSVVLPNNGAPLNWTVLVRSALTREPLPQQWVEQSWQEPLLGQLLAGGWIPPLPRAELRLALRAIPKAYRSIVLPSKEVWSRCWSLPVLTAVQQMELDQRWSQSTP; from the coding sequence ATGAGTGGCGCCATGCTTGAACAAAGGCAGCTTGGACGAAGAGAGCTGCTAAAACTGGGCTTGATGGCTGGGCTGATGGGCTTAGCGAGCTGTGGACGTGCCTCAGCAGCCCCTTTGTTGAGAGCAACTCCGGAAACGTTGCCAAAGAAATGGCGGCGCCGTTTGCCCCTGCCTTGGAGCTATCAACCGATTGAAGTTGATGCAGGTAGTAACCCTTTCATCGCCGCACTCGAGCAGGGCAATGACCTGTTGGCTCTTGGTGATGGTTGGCTGACGAGTTTGCCCGCAAAAACCTTGCAGCGGATTGAAGCGCCTGGGCTTCAAGACCGGCTCGATGGTCAGGCGAGGGCCTTTGAAGCCAGCCTGGGACCAGTCCTTCAGTCTCGAGTTCTGCCTGTTGGGGTCAGCCCCTGGGTGTTGCTCTTTCGTCAGGGTGATCCTTGGGCATTAAAGGCAAGGTCTGGCTGGCAGGTTTTGTTAGACCCGGCTCTTAAGGGGCGGGTGGTGTTACCCCAGAGCCCCCGTCTTGTGATGTCTCTGGCTGAGAGGATGCAGGTTGCTGATGGATTGCGGCAGCTGCGTGCTCAGGCCTACACCTTTGATGATCGGCAGGGCCTCAACTGGTTAATTCAAGGGAAAGCTCGGGTCGCGGTATTGCCGCTACAGCGCTGCTTGCCAAGCTTGCGTCGTGACCCAAGGCTCAGCGTGGTACTCCCCAACAATGGAGCCCCATTGAACTGGACTGTTCTTGTACGGTCTGCCTTGACTCGGGAGCCATTGCCACAGCAATGGGTCGAGCAGTCTTGGCAGGAGCCTCTGCTGGGACAATTGCTTGCCGGTGGTTGGATCCCTCCGTTGCCACGTGCAGAGTTGCGTCTTGCCTTAAGAGCAATTCCTAAGGCCTATCGCTCCATTGTGTTGCCATCCAAGGAGGTCTGGTCGCGTTGTTGGTCCTTGCCAGTGCTGACAGCTGTTCAGCAGATGGAGCTGGATCAGCGTTGGAGCCAATCAACCCCATAG
- a CDS encoding nicotinate-nucleotide--dimethylbenzimidazole phosphoribosyltransferase, with protein sequence MASLPCIPSNFKPGSPPRGLPLACKAFGAGASLAAQERWLMPWRDGGLGFSLLLVLAGTRTAEVEGISAAGATSAARRFTAVADAELLLKGPDRPRLCSLPPLPAGISPALISYVAARWIGVDPLVAAVGLTLSPPFPHLRLEVPGMGPAACLSTGEAMGLSRVHALWQRGFCLGRGLRRPLVLAECVPGGTTTAQAVLTGLGLQVADLISGSARQAPMILKQELVDRGLSKAALGFNPPPQRVIAALGDPFQPVAVGLLLGAREAGQPVMLGGGSQMVAVLALALAAMEPSHRQDMVDGIVLGTTSWLAEEAKRSDGRPGALECLIDCVGEFFGVRLLGLATGLRFNNSQHRALQDYELGYVKEGVGAGALALLAQLQGASCEQLLEACDQAMNQLLGTSYS encoded by the coding sequence TTAATGCCCTGGCGGGATGGGGGCCTGGGGTTTTCTTTACTGTTGGTGTTGGCTGGCACGCGTACTGCCGAGGTGGAGGGCATTTCGGCGGCAGGTGCTACCTCAGCTGCCCGTCGCTTCACAGCTGTGGCAGATGCGGAACTGCTGCTTAAGGGCCCTGATAGGCCAAGGCTGTGCTCGCTTCCACCTCTTCCTGCAGGGATCTCACCGGCCCTGATTAGTTATGTTGCCGCTCGTTGGATTGGCGTAGACCCATTGGTGGCGGCGGTGGGCTTAACCCTGTCGCCACCATTCCCCCATTTGCGTCTGGAGGTGCCGGGAATGGGTCCGGCTGCTTGTTTGAGTACTGGGGAGGCCATGGGTCTGTCGCGTGTGCATGCTCTCTGGCAGCGGGGCTTTTGCCTTGGGCGAGGTCTTCGTCGTCCTTTGGTATTGGCCGAATGTGTCCCTGGAGGAACGACCACGGCTCAGGCTGTACTCACCGGGCTTGGCTTGCAGGTTGCTGATCTGATCAGTGGTAGTGCTCGTCAGGCACCGATGATCTTGAAACAGGAGTTGGTTGATCGTGGATTGAGTAAAGCGGCTTTGGGGTTTAACCCTCCACCTCAGCGAGTGATTGCGGCCTTAGGTGATCCTTTTCAGCCCGTAGCTGTTGGGCTGCTACTTGGTGCAAGAGAGGCGGGTCAGCCTGTCATGCTTGGCGGTGGCAGTCAGATGGTGGCTGTGCTGGCTCTGGCCTTGGCAGCTATGGAACCATCCCATCGCCAGGACATGGTTGATGGGATTGTGCTGGGTACCACGTCTTGGCTGGCAGAGGAGGCTAAGCGTTCAGATGGCAGGCCAGGTGCACTTGAGTGTCTGATCGATTGCGTAGGGGAGTTTTTCGGTGTTCGCCTTTTGGGTTTGGCCACAGGGCTGCGTTTTAATAACAGTCAGCATCGGGCTCTTCAGGATTATGAGCTTGGATATGTCAAAGAAGGTGTTGGTGCTGGAGCCTTGGCGCTATTGGCTCAGCTTCAAGGGGCTTCTTGTGAGCAGTTGTTGGAGGCGTGTGATCAAGCTATGAACCAATTGTTGGGGACGTCTTACTCATGA
- a CDS encoding riboflavin synthase, with translation MFTGLVQAVGRVQRRATGLLVQGCSPLAPLAEGDSVAVDGVCLTVAELIADGFRADVSEETLCRTSLGAKADRGGVVNLEPALRFCDRLGGHLVSGHVDGSGEVVALDARSTSWYLEVCWQDPAFGRYVCEKASIALDGISLTVAGCVEDGSRFWIAVIAHTWTSTSLQHLEVGAVVNLEADLLAKYTERLLAGAPDLPMASNRNTQEISTEWLASHGWS, from the coding sequence ATGTTTACGGGGCTAGTTCAGGCGGTGGGACGGGTGCAGCGTCGAGCGACGGGCTTGTTGGTGCAAGGCTGTTCCCCATTAGCACCTCTGGCAGAGGGAGACAGTGTGGCTGTTGATGGGGTCTGCCTGACGGTGGCTGAATTGATCGCGGATGGTTTTCGTGCTGATGTCAGTGAGGAGACGCTTTGTCGAACCAGCCTTGGGGCCAAGGCGGATCGCGGTGGGGTTGTGAACCTTGAACCAGCCCTGCGCTTCTGCGACCGTCTCGGAGGCCATCTGGTCAGTGGCCATGTTGATGGATCTGGAGAGGTGGTGGCTCTGGATGCTCGCTCAACGTCCTGGTATCTGGAGGTCTGCTGGCAAGATCCTGCCTTCGGACGTTATGTCTGCGAAAAAGCCAGCATTGCTTTAGATGGCATCAGTCTCACTGTTGCGGGATGCGTTGAAGACGGCAGCCGATTCTGGATAGCGGTGATAGCTCATACCTGGACGAGCACGTCTTTGCAACATTTGGAGGTTGGAGCTGTGGTGAATCTGGAGGCCGATCTGTTGGCCAAATACACCGAGCGTCTTTTGGCAGGGGCGCCTGATTTACCAATGGCAAGCAACCGGAACACTCAAGAGATCTCAACGGAGTGGCTTGCCAGCCATGGGTGGAGCTGA
- a CDS encoding aldo/keto reductase — translation MMPIRRPFGRGPAVSLFTLGTMRAIGSAEQMYGVVKAAQAAGINHIETSPAYGPAESFLGTALRQLQQKQAEPSGGWVITSKLLPGLSLKEGQCELHNLLARLGRPKLENLAVHGLNRPEHLEWALSGDGAALLRWAEEEDLVVQVGFTSHGSFPLIKEALASGRFQFCSLHLHLLDPERIPLAREALASGMGVMAISPADKGGRLQDPSPTLVEDCSPLSPLQLAYRFLLAAKISTLSLGAAQPEDLTLAAQLANADGPLNQREQRALNQLRQQGERRLGENRCGQCKACLPCPKSVPIPDLLRLRNLAVGHNLQAFTEERYNLIGRAGHWWEGIDGSACERCGECLPRCPHHLPIPDLLADTHQRLAAAPRRRLWG, via the coding sequence ATGATGCCAATACGACGCCCCTTTGGTCGGGGACCGGCAGTGAGCCTGTTCACCCTTGGGACGATGAGGGCAATCGGCTCAGCCGAGCAAATGTATGGCGTTGTTAAAGCTGCCCAGGCCGCTGGTATTAACCACATCGAAACCTCCCCGGCCTATGGCCCGGCAGAAAGTTTTCTTGGCACTGCTCTGCGACAGCTGCAACAAAAGCAAGCTGAACCTTCTGGAGGCTGGGTCATCACCAGCAAACTTCTGCCAGGGCTAAGCCTGAAAGAAGGGCAGTGCGAATTGCACAACCTTTTGGCGCGACTTGGAAGGCCCAAGCTTGAAAACCTTGCAGTGCATGGCCTCAATCGCCCTGAGCACCTAGAGTGGGCTCTAAGTGGTGACGGCGCAGCGCTACTCCGTTGGGCTGAGGAAGAGGATCTTGTTGTTCAAGTGGGATTCACTAGCCATGGCTCCTTTCCCCTCATCAAGGAAGCCTTAGCAAGCGGTCGTTTTCAATTCTGCAGCCTGCATCTGCACCTTCTAGATCCCGAACGTATTCCCCTGGCACGGGAGGCCCTTGCGTCAGGCATGGGTGTCATGGCAATCTCCCCTGCTGATAAAGGAGGACGGCTTCAGGACCCAAGCCCAACCCTGGTTGAGGACTGCAGCCCACTCTCGCCTCTCCAGCTTGCCTATCGCTTCCTGCTGGCTGCAAAGATCAGCACCCTCAGCCTTGGTGCTGCTCAGCCAGAGGACCTGACACTTGCTGCGCAGTTGGCCAACGCCGATGGGCCACTCAATCAACGCGAGCAAAGAGCCCTCAACCAACTTCGTCAACAAGGTGAGCGCCGCTTAGGCGAAAATCGCTGCGGCCAGTGCAAAGCCTGCCTGCCCTGCCCGAAATCTGTACCCATACCAGATCTACTACGACTACGAAATCTGGCCGTAGGCCACAACCTTCAAGCCTTTACAGAAGAGCGTTACAACCTGATCGGACGAGCAGGACACTGGTGGGAAGGTATTGATGGCAGCGCCTGCGAGCGCTGTGGCGAATGCCTACCCCGCTGCCCCCATCACCTGCCGATCCCGGATCTCCTCGCTGACACGCACCAACGCCTAGCAGCAGCTCCCAGGCGCAGGCTATGGGGTTGA
- a CDS encoding cytochrome c oxidase subunit 3 translates to MTSLPTIDHDYEEQADLADDHAELGEEHADHRMFGLATFLVADGMTFAGFFVAYLTFRAVNPLLPDAVYELELPLPTLNTVLLLVSSATFHRAGQALKRNQSDQCQRWLFITAGLGLAFLASQMVEYFTLPFGLTDNLYASTFYAVTGFHGLHVTLGTIMILIVWWQARSPGGRVTSENHFPLEAAELYWHFVDGIWVILFIIFYLL, encoded by the coding sequence ATGACATCCCTTCCAACGATCGACCATGACTATGAGGAGCAGGCTGATCTAGCAGATGATCATGCTGAGCTTGGCGAGGAACATGCTGATCACCGCATGTTCGGCCTAGCCACCTTCCTAGTGGCTGATGGCATGACCTTCGCGGGCTTTTTTGTCGCCTATCTCACATTTCGGGCTGTCAATCCCCTGCTGCCTGATGCGGTTTATGAATTAGAGCTGCCCCTCCCCACCTTGAATACGGTGTTACTCCTCGTGAGCAGCGCCACTTTCCATCGAGCTGGACAAGCTCTGAAGCGCAATCAATCAGACCAGTGTCAACGTTGGCTGTTCATCACTGCTGGCCTTGGTCTGGCATTTCTAGCCAGCCAAATGGTCGAGTACTTCACACTGCCATTTGGCCTCACAGACAACCTTTACGCCAGCACCTTCTATGCCGTTACAGGCTTTCACGGGCTACACGTCACCCTAGGGACGATCATGATATTGATCGTGTGGTGGCAGGCGCGTTCACCAGGCGGTCGTGTCACCAGTGAAAACCATTTCCCCCTCGAAGCCGCTGAGCTCTATTGGCACTTCGTAGACGGCATCTGGGTGATCTTATTCATCATCTTCTACCTTCTCTAA
- a CDS encoding HdeD family acid-resistance protein yields the protein MTVDERQDSLVTFKAFAIAEGIVLIVLGVLALIFPVVAASWTTGLIAVLFLVGGIVGWISNLARSSRMARWVCFWRLVLSTLFLVAGASMISYMKNPAEAAVQVATFALAIGIVFLAEGIVAFCTGLAHAKRAGSGWAIANGVITFILGLLIVTMKFWQLLWVLGVLVGISFLFSGIDLIAFSSTLHDDNQPPALT from the coding sequence ATGACCGTTGATGAACGTCAGGATTCTTTGGTCACTTTCAAGGCCTTTGCGATTGCTGAAGGCATTGTGTTGATTGTTCTTGGTGTGTTGGCTTTGATCTTTCCGGTGGTTGCTGCAAGTTGGACGACCGGGTTGATTGCTGTGTTGTTTTTGGTGGGCGGCATCGTTGGCTGGATTAGCAACCTTGCGCGCTCTTCCCGTATGGCCCGTTGGGTTTGTTTTTGGCGTCTAGTGCTATCAACACTGTTCTTGGTAGCAGGCGCATCGATGATCTCCTATATGAAGAACCCTGCTGAAGCAGCTGTTCAGGTGGCGACATTTGCCTTGGCGATTGGCATCGTGTTTTTGGCAGAGGGTATCGTTGCTTTCTGTACTGGACTGGCGCACGCAAAACGCGCTGGGTCTGGTTGGGCAATTGCCAATGGGGTGATCACTTTTATTCTTGGCTTGTTGATTGTGACAATGAAGTTTTGGCAGCTGTTGTGGGTACTCGGAGTATTGGTGGGAATCAGCTTTCTGTTTAGCGGCATTGACTTGATTGCCTTTAGCTCAACCCTGCACGACGACAACCAGCCCCCTGCTCTCACCTGA
- a CDS encoding AbrB family transcriptional regulator — translation MLVGKELLDKARSLSNRPEDEIARGCGYVGPSGRVLRKSFYRALVEAKGYKLPSSSGGSAASRGRQAEFRTRVHGNGNLLIGHAYTRRLGLEPGQEFRIEIHRESGAIWLLPLENEGGKKQ, via the coding sequence ATGCTCGTCGGAAAAGAACTTCTAGACAAGGCCAGGTCACTCAGCAACCGTCCTGAGGATGAGATTGCTCGTGGCTGCGGATACGTGGGGCCAAGTGGACGTGTCTTGCGCAAGAGTTTCTATCGAGCTCTCGTGGAAGCCAAGGGTTACAAGCTTCCCTCCAGCAGTGGAGGGTCAGCGGCTTCCCGCGGTCGTCAGGCAGAATTTCGCACTCGGGTCCACGGAAATGGCAACCTGCTTATTGGGCACGCCTATACACGCAGACTCGGCCTAGAACCTGGCCAAGAGTTCCGCATCGAAATCCACCGAGAATCAGGTGCTATCTGGTTGCTACCACTAGAAAATGAGGGTGGCAAGAAGCAATAG
- a CDS encoding cytochrome c oxidase subunit II: MRTPFAILTLALVIALVLGGLWIGQNVNLLPVDASANAPVYDELFRVLFSIGAILFLGIVGLVVFSLIKFRRRPGQLEDGLAIEGNLPLEILWTAVPAVVVLFVGLYSFDIYDRMGGMVPLAHDSHDHQMMDMKEQIWGGIGSVADASSADNSLASLAVEVTAMQYAFLFHYPQGDIISGELHVPLGQPVTLRMESKDVIHAFWVPEFRIKQDIIPGQPTLLNFTATKPGRYPIICAELCGPYHGNMHTKVIVEEPGDYDTWFSNNAKTTVSEA, translated from the coding sequence GTGCGGACTCCCTTTGCCATCCTGACGCTGGCGTTGGTCATTGCCCTTGTACTTGGAGGCCTATGGATTGGCCAGAACGTCAATCTGCTCCCTGTTGATGCAAGTGCGAATGCACCCGTATACGACGAACTCTTCAGAGTCCTTTTCAGCATCGGAGCAATCCTTTTTCTCGGCATTGTCGGGTTGGTTGTATTCAGCCTGATTAAGTTCCGCAGACGTCCTGGTCAATTGGAGGACGGCCTCGCCATTGAAGGCAATCTCCCGCTTGAAATCCTTTGGACAGCTGTGCCTGCTGTGGTCGTGTTGTTTGTTGGGCTTTACAGCTTCGACATCTACGACCGCATGGGCGGAATGGTTCCATTAGCCCATGACTCCCATGACCATCAGATGATGGACATGAAGGAACAAATCTGGGGAGGGATCGGTTCTGTCGCCGATGCCTCCAGTGCTGACAACAGCCTTGCCTCATTAGCGGTGGAAGTCACCGCAATGCAGTATGCCTTCCTCTTCCACTATCCCCAAGGCGACATCATTTCTGGCGAGTTGCACGTGCCTCTAGGCCAACCTGTGACACTGCGCATGGAATCCAAGGACGTCATCCATGCCTTCTGGGTTCCCGAATTCCGCATCAAGCAAGACATCATTCCTGGTCAGCCCACTCTCTTGAACTTCACCGCAACCAAGCCAGGACGCTATCCAATCATCTGCGCCGAACTCTGCGGTCCATACCACGGGAACATGCATACGAAAGTGATTGTCGAAGAGCCCGGTGACTACGACACCTGGTTCAGCAACAACGCCAAAACAACGGTTTCAGAAGCATGA
- the ctaD gene encoding cytochrome c oxidase subunit I, whose translation MTVAISPPSKKQSDGLQPTGWLRYFSFSLDHKVIGLQYLVCGFIFYLIGGVLGGAIRIELASPIADFMGRDVYNQVLTLHGTVMIFLWIVPVVNGAFGNYLIPFYVGARDMAFPRLNAVAFWMIPPAGLLLISSYFITGAAQSGWTAYPPLSITTPAAGQILWILSVLLLGGSSIFGGINFIATILKLRQPGLKLMQLPMYCWAMLGTSILVVLSTPVLAGTLILLSFDIVAHTGFFNPSLGGNAVVYQHLFWFYSHPAVYIMVLPAFGLVSEILPVHCRKPLFGYTSMVYSIMTIVILGLVVWAHHMFTSGTPPWMRLFFTIATSFIAVPTGIKFFNWLATLWGGRISLNSAVLFSCGFIVNFVLGGITGVALAQVPFDIHVHDTYFVVAHFHYIVYGGSVFVIFASIYHWYPKFTGRMLNESLGRFHFFITFIGFNLCFAPQHWLGLNGMPRRVAEYDPQFTVINQISSVGALLMAISTLPFLWNVVQSALSGPIAGDNPWRALTPEWLTSSPPPVENWSGKAPLVTEPYGYGVPGEELNLEKTSNSDSDLGSKSQ comes from the coding sequence ATGACGGTTGCCATCTCCCCTCCTAGCAAAAAGCAATCAGATGGTCTTCAACCAACTGGCTGGTTGCGTTACTTCAGCTTCAGCCTTGACCACAAGGTCATTGGTCTGCAGTACTTGGTTTGCGGATTCATCTTCTACCTAATCGGCGGAGTGCTTGGTGGCGCCATCCGCATCGAACTCGCCAGCCCCATCGCCGACTTCATGGGCAGGGATGTCTACAACCAGGTGCTAACGCTGCACGGCACAGTGATGATATTCCTGTGGATCGTGCCGGTCGTGAACGGTGCCTTCGGCAACTATCTCATTCCGTTTTATGTGGGAGCCCGTGATATGGCCTTCCCTCGACTCAATGCCGTGGCGTTCTGGATGATCCCTCCAGCTGGCCTGTTGCTGATCAGTAGCTACTTCATTACCGGTGCTGCTCAATCCGGCTGGACGGCCTATCCACCGCTGAGTATCACCACCCCCGCCGCAGGACAGATCTTATGGATTCTCAGTGTGCTCTTGCTTGGCGGTAGCTCAATCTTTGGTGGCATCAACTTCATCGCCACCATCCTCAAGCTGAGGCAGCCCGGACTGAAGCTAATGCAACTACCCATGTACTGCTGGGCGATGCTCGGCACAAGCATCCTGGTGGTGCTCTCCACACCAGTACTAGCTGGAACACTGATCCTTTTAAGTTTCGACATCGTTGCCCATACAGGATTCTTCAACCCCAGCCTGGGCGGAAACGCAGTCGTCTACCAACATCTTTTCTGGTTTTATTCCCACCCAGCGGTATACATCATGGTGCTGCCAGCCTTCGGATTGGTCAGCGAAATCCTTCCTGTTCACTGCCGCAAACCACTTTTTGGCTACACCTCAATGGTGTATTCAATCATGACCATCGTGATCCTTGGCCTCGTGGTTTGGGCACATCACATGTTCACAAGTGGAACACCTCCTTGGATGCGCCTCTTTTTCACCATTGCCACATCCTTCATTGCCGTACCTACAGGAATTAAGTTCTTCAATTGGCTGGCAACACTCTGGGGAGGGCGCATCTCTCTAAACAGTGCTGTGCTTTTCTCTTGTGGCTTCATTGTCAACTTTGTGCTTGGCGGCATTACTGGCGTAGCACTTGCACAAGTTCCATTCGACATTCACGTGCATGATACCTACTTTGTTGTTGCCCATTTTCACTACATCGTCTATGGAGGTTCGGTGTTTGTGATCTTTGCCTCTATTTATCACTGGTATCCAAAATTCACTGGGCGCATGCTCAATGAATCTCTCGGGCGGTTTCATTTTTTTATCACTTTCATCGGCTTCAATCTTTGCTTTGCCCCACAGCATTGGCTAGGCCTCAACGGCATGCCCCGCCGTGTGGCGGAATACGACCCGCAATTCACCGTAATCAATCAAATTAGCAGTGTTGGGGCCTTGCTAATGGCCATCAGCACGCTGCCCTTTCTCTGGAACGTCGTGCAGAGTGCATTGAGCGGCCCCATTGCCGGAGACAACCCCTGGAGGGCGCTTACTCCTGAATGGCTCACCAGCTCCCCACCACCAGTGGAAAACTGGAGCGGCAAAGCCCCTCTGGTAACAGAGCCCTATGGCTATGGCGTACCTGGGGAGGAACTCAACCTAGAAAAAACCAGCAACAGTGATAGTGATCTAGGGAGCAAAAGCCAATGA
- a CDS encoding bifunctional nuclease family protein gives MSVAGLALDASSRSPIVLLRDPSGRRQVPIWIDQAQAHNIMAGIQDAPIPRPLSHDLMVALLKAGNLQLERVIIHAIEDNTFQAVLKLRLKASEEEPEEEKTPEESTLLLEIDARPSDAIALAVRTKSSIWMLEEVVAEASIPVDAEADAEDQDEFRRFLDEVSPAALVRHLQTRESETDEPFNSPDPDHQE, from the coding sequence ATGAGCGTTGCCGGTCTCGCACTCGACGCGTCCAGCCGCAGCCCAATCGTGCTTCTCAGGGATCCATCCGGACGAAGACAGGTGCCGATCTGGATCGATCAAGCCCAGGCGCACAACATCATGGCCGGTATTCAGGACGCCCCTATACCAAGACCACTGAGCCACGACCTCATGGTGGCCCTGCTCAAAGCAGGAAATCTTCAACTTGAGAGGGTCATCATCCACGCGATTGAAGACAACACATTCCAGGCTGTACTCAAACTTCGTCTCAAGGCATCAGAGGAAGAACCGGAGGAAGAGAAGACTCCTGAGGAATCAACCCTGCTGCTTGAAATTGATGCTCGTCCTAGTGATGCCATCGCCCTTGCAGTCCGCACCAAAAGCAGCATCTGGATGCTCGAGGAAGTCGTAGCAGAAGCCTCAATTCCTGTAGATGCGGAGGCTGACGCAGAAGATCAGGACGAATTCCGCCGCTTCCTTGATGAAGTGAGTCCTGCGGCTCTGGTCCGTCACCTCCAAACCCGTGAAAGTGAAACAGACGAACCCTTCAATTCTCCAGATCCCGACCACCAGGAATGA